One segment of Coregonus clupeaformis isolate EN_2021a unplaced genomic scaffold, ASM2061545v1 scaf1167, whole genome shotgun sequence DNA contains the following:
- the LOC121558525 gene encoding uncharacterized protein LOC121558525: METLNEIDHLQSSGFGRPRPRHGLQLLHWFTHDYVKFNKNGEMVTVCNPTNAAFGFHRFFDNIEEHDGQCNQLLPDQGLPYYEVGNLNAPGSENLPRYVRKNRTGHNDDSNIDRIIISLQSDLVLDRIYVTQHDHHRGAFDPERTYRISKGLVSIIRNLELDELLEQTGYS, encoded by the coding sequence ATGGAGACACTGAACGAAATTGATCACCTCCAATCATCTGGCTTTGGTAGACCCCGACCAAGACACGGGCTTCAACTCCTTCACTGGTTCACCCACGACTACGTCAAATTCAACAAAAACGGTGAAATGGTGACAGTGTGCAATCCTACGAATGCGGCGTTCGGCTTCCACCGCTTCTTCGACAACATAGAGGAGCATGATGGCCAATGTAATCAACTGCTACCAGACCAGGGTTTACCGTACTACGAAGTGGGCAATCTGAATGCCCCAGGGTCTGAGAACCTACCGCGTTATGTCCGCAAAAACCGCACAGGACACAATGATGACAGCAACATAGACCGGATCATCATCAGCCTCCAGTCAGACCTGGTGTTGGACAGGATCTACGTGACCCAACATGATCATCACAGAGGTGCATTTGACCCTGAGCGCACCTATCGCATCAGTAAGGGGTTGGTCAGTATCATTCGTAATCTGGAGCTGGATGAACTCCTGGAACAGACTGGATACTCTTAA